In the genome of Fusobacterium necrogenes, one region contains:
- a CDS encoding response regulator transcription factor, with protein sequence MRILIVEDDKEIQELITYFLSKEGYEVDQADDGLEGLKLLKEKQHDLIILDLMLPNLDGKNFTKIVKGISSEYGNPAIIMLTAKTEIEDVLEGLEIGADDYMKKPFDPRELVLRVKRFSKKEERREEEFKKKYEFLDLVIEDDKHRVLYKNKEIEFSKKEYDLLLLLVLNKNLVITREKILDEIWKSNYYTGDRTADVYISKLRDKLPGISECIKTIKGVGYKLEEKR encoded by the coding sequence ATGAGAATATTAATAGTTGAAGATGACAAGGAGATACAGGAACTAATAACATATTTTCTTTCCAAAGAAGGATACGAAGTGGATCAAGCAGATGATGGGTTAGAGGGTCTTAAACTTTTGAAAGAAAAACAACATGACTTAATAATATTAGATTTAATGTTACCTAATTTAGATGGAAAAAATTTTACTAAAATAGTAAAGGGAATATCTTCAGAGTATGGTAATCCAGCTATTATTATGTTAACTGCTAAAACAGAAATAGAAGATGTATTAGAAGGTTTAGAAATAGGTGCTGATGATTATATGAAAAAACCTTTTGATCCAAGGGAGTTAGTTTTGAGAGTTAAAAGATTTTCCAAAAAAGAGGAGAGAAGAGAGGAAGAGTTTAAGAAAAAATATGAATTTTTAGATTTGGTAATTGAAGATGATAAGCATAGGGTTCTTTATAAAAACAAGGAGATAGAGTTTTCAAAAAAAGAGTATGATTTATTACTTTTACTAGTATTAAATAAAAATTTAGTTATAACAAGGGAAAAAATACTAGATGAGATTTGGAAGAGTAATTACTATACTGGAGATAGAACAGCAGATGTATATATATCTAAGCTAAGAGACAAACTTCCTGGAATAAGTGAATGTATAAAAACAATAAAAGGAGTGGGATACAAATTAGAAGAAAAGAGATAG
- a CDS encoding sensor histidine kinase, which yields MYKNNKRSGIQIRRKEIAILIMILILEGIFVGINSQILSNLYQERSKQILKEDTILVKLVAEGNPRTKYQELFSNNALRFTLIDLTGKVVFDSKKTEEEEKRMENHLQRQEIQEAIKEKESFVIRYSKTFETVMAYYAISIKNSEGEEYILRTASEYNKELMQIREFLLIQIIFFLILNYVIHFFYKNYIKRDFYTKIKRMRKFLESGEMEKINYSKDEYWLFEFWDILKEWQGKNLKNISRLEKERRILSEVLHSADSFIGLLDSEGRFIIKNTSLKYIVDPYEERYLEAIKYLELIIPIKNGLLSKKEYREDIYIQSLKKYFLFTMKYLEFSNRFIITVKDITSTREAVEVQKTFINNVSHELKTPLTNIKGYLIALEDAPEIMRRKFLNTIKTNVEKLENIVLDFLNISKIENSNLVNISQVGVEKLKKELLDILSVKIYERGAKVEFLFQLTDGRDYLKVDFEKIVMILKNLIENGVIYNKNSNPKVVVQVLEKGDRYEISVIDNGIGIPIYEQDKVFERFYRVDKARTSNLGGTGLGLSIVKTLIEKCGGGLIIDSKEEKGTRFSFYILK from the coding sequence ATGTATAAAAACAATAAAAGGAGTGGGATACAAATTAGAAGAAAAGAGATAGCGATATTGATAATGATATTAATATTAGAAGGAATATTTGTAGGTATAAATTCACAAATACTTTCAAATTTATATCAAGAAAGGTCAAAGCAAATTTTAAAAGAAGATACAATATTAGTGAAGTTAGTAGCAGAAGGTAATCCACGTACTAAATATCAAGAGCTGTTTTCAAATAATGCTTTGAGATTTACATTGATAGATTTAACTGGAAAAGTGGTATTTGATTCTAAGAAAACAGAAGAAGAAGAAAAAAGGATGGAAAATCACCTTCAAAGACAAGAAATTCAAGAAGCGATAAAGGAAAAAGAGAGCTTTGTAATTAGATATAGTAAAACTTTTGAGACGGTGATGGCATATTATGCTATTTCTATTAAAAATAGTGAAGGGGAAGAATATATACTGAGGACAGCTAGTGAATATAATAAAGAGCTCATGCAAATAAGAGAGTTTCTTTTGATACAGATCATTTTTTTCTTAATATTAAATTATGTCATACATTTTTTTTATAAAAATTATATAAAAAGAGATTTTTATACTAAAATTAAAAGAATGAGAAAATTTCTTGAAAGTGGAGAGATGGAAAAGATAAATTATTCTAAAGATGAGTATTGGCTTTTTGAATTTTGGGATATTTTAAAAGAGTGGCAGGGAAAAAATTTAAAAAATATTTCAAGATTAGAAAAAGAAAGAAGAATACTTTCTGAAGTTTTACATTCTGCAGATTCGTTTATAGGATTGTTGGATAGTGAAGGTAGATTTATCATAAAAAATACTTCATTAAAATATATAGTAGATCCATATGAAGAGCGTTATTTAGAAGCAATAAAGTATTTAGAATTAATAATTCCAATAAAAAATGGATTGCTGAGTAAGAAAGAGTATAGAGAAGATATTTATATACAGAGTTTGAAAAAATATTTCCTATTTACAATGAAATATTTGGAGTTTAGCAATAGATTTATTATTACGGTTAAAGATATAACGAGTACGAGAGAAGCAGTAGAGGTACAGAAAACATTTATAAACAATGTAAGCCATGAATTAAAAACACCACTTACTAATATAAAAGGCTACTTAATAGCTTTGGAGGATGCTCCTGAGATAATGAGAAGGAAGTTTTTAAATACTATTAAGACAAATGTTGAAAAATTAGAAAATATAGTATTAGATTTTTTGAATATTTCGAAGATAGAAAATTCAAACTTAGTTAATATTTCACAAGTTGGAGTTGAGAAGTTAAAAAAAGAACTTTTGGATATTCTTTCAGTAAAGATATATGAAAGAGGAGCTAAAGTGGAGTTTTTATTTCAATTGACTGATGGAAGAGATTACTTAAAAGTAGATTTTGAGAAGATAGTTATGATATTAAAAAATCTTATTGAAAATGGGGTAATATACAATAAGAACTCTAATCCAAAAGTAGTGGTTCAAGTATTAGAAAAAGGAGATAGATATGAGATAAGTGTGATAGATAATGGTATAGGAATACCTATTTATGAACAAGATAAAGTTTTTGAGAGATTTTATAGAGTAGATAAAGCTAGAACAAGTAATCTAGGTGGAACTGGGTTAGGGCTTTCAATAGTAAAGACTCTTATTGAAAAATGTGGTGGTGGACTTATAATAGATTCTAAAGAAGAAAAAGGAACAAGATTTTCTTTCTATATTTTAAAATAA
- a CDS encoding phosphate ABC transporter substrate-binding protein gives MSIFKKGLLGMLVAVGIILNTDVAEARSRVIQAKGSDTILNVSQSIAENYMKENRKARIAVTGGGSGVGISSLINGTTDIAMASRNIKAKELEQAKAKGLEVKEVVLGFDGITIIANHANTIKDIDDITLGKVFRGEITNWKELGGDDAPIVVLSRDSSSGTHEFFKEHIIRENNTKKDLEYGPKTLYMPSNEAIKQEVKSNKYAIGYIGMGYMDDSVEAIKVDGVEASVENVASKKYPIAREVYWYVDNAASEDINKLVDYALSSKGQELIREEGFVPVK, from the coding sequence ATGAGTATTTTTAAAAAAGGTTTATTAGGAATGTTAGTAGCAGTGGGAATAATTTTAAATACTGATGTAGCAGAAGCTAGATCAAGAGTTATTCAAGCTAAAGGATCAGACACTATATTAAATGTATCTCAATCGATAGCAGAAAATTATATGAAAGAAAATAGAAAAGCAAGAATAGCAGTAACAGGTGGAGGATCAGGAGTAGGAATTTCATCTTTAATTAATGGAACAACAGATATAGCTATGGCTTCAAGAAATATAAAAGCTAAAGAACTTGAACAAGCTAAAGCAAAAGGATTAGAGGTAAAAGAAGTAGTATTAGGTTTTGATGGAATAACAATAATAGCTAATCATGCAAATACTATAAAAGATATTGATGATATAACTTTAGGAAAAGTATTTAGAGGAGAGATAACTAACTGGAAAGAATTAGGGGGAGATGACGCTCCAATCGTTGTACTATCAAGAGATTCATCATCAGGAACTCATGAATTTTTTAAAGAACATATAATAAGAGAAAATAATACTAAAAAAGATTTAGAATATGGACCTAAAACTCTATATATGCCATCTAATGAAGCTATAAAACAAGAAGTTAAATCAAATAAATATGCAATTGGATATATTGGAATGGGATATATGGATGACTCAGTAGAAGCTATAAAAGTAGATGGAGTAGAGGCAAGTGTTGAAAATGTGGCAAGTAAAAAATATCCAATAGCGAGAGAAGTATACTGGTACGTTGATAATGCTGCTTCAGAGGATATAAATAAACTTGTAGATTATGCACTTTCTTCAAAAGGACAAGAGTTAATTAGAGAAGAAGGGTTTGTTCCTGTAAAATAA
- a CDS encoding phosphate signaling complex PhoU family protein, with the protein MKNLDESIKGLREHYLELLKSLNRVLDINIEMFEKSSFDKTLYGECLILEDTINNFEVKIKEDSIFTMARFQPAAGNLRLLIMLINSARLIERMGDILKANLKIIKTIEKDSPEMKKELKNIIYPIAIKTKNIYEGYINAFIKSDEKALFSLLTMDEEIDTLTKEDTECIIELMKKKPENIQSGADLILLCKKLERFADHILHLVFDLIYILKGENMRKIELLEEKKI; encoded by the coding sequence ATGAAAAACTTAGATGAAAGTATTAAAGGATTAAGAGAACATTACTTGGAATTATTAAAAAGTCTGAATAGAGTTTTAGATATCAATATTGAGATGTTTGAAAAATCATCATTTGATAAAACTCTTTATGGTGAATGTCTAATACTTGAGGATACTATTAATAACTTTGAAGTAAAAATCAAGGAAGACTCTATCTTTACAATGGCAAGATTTCAACCTGCAGCTGGAAATTTAAGGCTACTTATTATGCTTATCAATAGTGCTAGGCTTATAGAGAGAATGGGAGATATTCTAAAAGCTAATTTAAAAATTATAAAAACTATTGAAAAGGATTCTCCTGAAATGAAAAAAGAATTAAAAAATATTATCTACCCAATAGCTATTAAAACAAAGAATATCTACGAAGGATATATTAATGCTTTTATAAAAAGTGATGAAAAAGCTCTTTTTTCACTTTTAACCATGGATGAAGAGATAGATACTTTAACTAAAGAAGATACTGAATGTATTATTGAACTTATGAAGAAAAAACCTGAAAATATTCAAAGTGGTGCTGACTTAATTTTACTCTGTAAAAAACTTGAAAGATTTGCTGATCATATTCTTCATCTAGTATTTGACCTGATTTATATTCTAAAAGGTGAAAATATGAGAAAAATAGAATTACTTGAAGAAAAAAAAATTTAA
- the pstA gene encoding phosphate ABC transporter permease PstA, with protein MLIIKKSKANFLEILIKIMTLVAVVPVFLIIGYIIYTGIPAISWEFLSEMPTDGMRAGGIFPAIVGTLCLTLGTIIVAVPFGIFTGVYLVEYAKDNFLTRIINLTIINLAGIPSIIYGLFGMALFVIFLGFDVSILSGSLTLGIMCLPVIITATRESLLAIPNHLREASLALGATKWETITKVILPAAMPGILTGVILSISRAAGETAPIMFTAVAFYLPFLPISYWDQVMALPYHLYVISTQVPNMPSSFINGTLFILVVITLSFNLFGAFIRQKFNSKNK; from the coding sequence ATGTTAATTATAAAAAAATCAAAAGCTAATTTTTTAGAAATATTGATAAAAATAATGACTTTAGTTGCTGTAGTTCCTGTATTTTTAATAATTGGTTATATAATATATACTGGTATTCCTGCAATATCTTGGGAATTTTTAAGTGAGATGCCTACTGACGGAATGAGAGCTGGAGGAATATTTCCAGCAATAGTTGGAACCCTTTGCTTAACACTTGGAACAATCATTGTAGCTGTTCCATTTGGTATTTTTACTGGTGTTTATTTAGTAGAATATGCTAAAGATAATTTTCTAACTAGAATCATTAATTTAACAATAATAAACCTTGCTGGTATTCCAAGTATAATTTATGGATTATTTGGTATGGCACTATTTGTTATTTTCTTAGGATTTGATGTTTCAATACTTTCTGGTTCATTAACTTTGGGAATAATGTGTTTACCAGTTATTATTACAGCTACTAGAGAATCTCTACTTGCAATACCTAATCATTTAAGAGAAGCTTCTCTTGCTCTTGGAGCTACAAAATGGGAAACAATAACTAAGGTAATCTTACCAGCAGCTATGCCAGGAATTTTAACTGGAGTTATTCTAAGTATATCTAGAGCAGCTGGAGAAACAGCTCCAATAATGTTTACAGCAGTTGCTTTCTATCTACCATTCTTACCAATTTCATATTGGGATCAAGTAATGGCATTACCATACCACCTATATGTTATATCTACACAAGTTCCTAATATGCCATCATCTTTTATCAATGGAACACTATTTATACTTGTAGTTATAACACTTAGCTTCAACTTATTTGGTGCTTTTATCAGACAAAAATTTAATTCAAAAAATAAATAA
- the rpsI gene encoding 30S ribosomal protein S9, with protein MAEMIQYRGTGRRKTSVARVRLIPGGKGIEINGKTMADYFGGREILSKIVEQPLALTETLDKFQVKVNVIGGGNSGQAGAIRHGVARALILADETLKGALREAGFLTRDSRMVERKKYGKKKSRRSPQFSKR; from the coding sequence GTGGCTGAAATGATTCAATATAGAGGAACTGGTAGAAGAAAAACTTCTGTAGCAAGAGTAAGACTAATTCCTGGAGGAAAAGGAATTGAAATAAATGGGAAAACTATGGCTGATTATTTTGGAGGAAGAGAAATCCTTTCTAAAATAGTTGAGCAACCTTTAGCTTTAACTGAAACTTTAGATAAATTTCAAGTTAAAGTTAACGTAATTGGAGGAGGAAACTCTGGACAGGCTGGAGCTATAAGACATGGAGTAGCAAGAGCTTTAATATTAGCTGATGAGACTTTAAAAGGAGCTTTAAGAGAAGCTGGATTCTTAACTAGAGATTCAAGAATGGTTGAAAGAAAGAAATACGGAAAGAAAAAATCAAGAAGATCTCCTCAATTCTCAAAAAGATAA
- the pstB gene encoding phosphate ABC transporter ATP-binding protein PstB: MNSNDTRILVKDFNFYYGDFKALKDINMEIKKNKVTALIGPSGCGKSTFLRSINRMNDLIPNIKYEGNIIFDGKNIFDKEYDIVELRKKIGMVFQKPNPFPKSIYENLVYAPKLHGEKDKDKLDEIVETSLKSVALWDEVKDKLYKSSLGLSGGQQQRLCIARAISIRPEILLMDEPTSALDPISTSKIEELIRQLEKEYSIIIVTHNMQQASRISEYTGFFYQGVLEEFDKTELIFTTPHKKKTEDYITGKFG, encoded by the coding sequence ATGAATTCTAATGATACAAGAATTTTAGTAAAAGATTTTAACTTTTATTATGGTGACTTTAAAGCATTAAAAGATATCAATATGGAAATCAAAAAAAATAAAGTTACTGCTCTAATTGGACCTTCTGGTTGTGGAAAATCTACATTCTTAAGATCAATAAATAGAATGAATGACTTAATTCCTAATATAAAATACGAAGGAAATATTATTTTTGATGGAAAAAATATCTTTGATAAAGAATACGATATTGTGGAACTTAGAAAAAAAATAGGAATGGTTTTCCAAAAACCAAATCCATTTCCTAAGAGCATCTATGAAAATCTTGTTTATGCCCCTAAGTTACATGGAGAAAAAGATAAAGATAAATTAGATGAGATTGTAGAAACTTCTTTAAAATCAGTTGCTCTTTGGGATGAAGTTAAAGATAAACTTTACAAATCCTCATTAGGACTTTCCGGAGGACAACAACAAAGATTATGTATAGCTAGAGCTATCTCTATAAGACCTGAAATATTACTAATGGACGAGCCTACATCAGCTCTTGACCCAATCTCTACATCAAAAATTGAAGAACTTATTAGGCAACTTGAAAAAGAATACAGTATCATAATTGTAACTCACAATATGCAACAAGCTTCTAGAATATCTGAATATACTGGTTTCTTCTATCAAGGAGTATTAGAAGAGTTTGATAAAACAGAACTGATATTTACAACCCCACATAAGAAAAAAACAGAAGACTATATAACAGGAAAATTTGGATAG
- a CDS encoding M20 family metallopeptidase: MENLKDKLSILFDKYFEDFKKANEYIYNNPELGHQEFKACEALTNLLKKHNFETSDNYVGIPTAFIGKYKSGNGGAKVAILAEYDALPGIGHGCGHNIFGVTSVAAGILLKEIMGDVVGEVLVIGTPAEETCGAKVDMAKAGIFNDIDIAMAVHPTGEAHTRSGKSQAMEAIQFTFKGKTAHAAGSPHEGINALDGVLMLFNSINALRQQTLETARIHGIISNGGKAANIIPDLAVANFYVRAQTLSYLKELVERVKNCARGAALATGTTLEMQNYETSFANLVTNKKLSETYEKNLILQGVTKIVDKEGFGSTDMGDVSHCCPTIHPSFPLTTNHLTGHSIEFACATIQPEAYKGMKEAAIAMALTAMDIFTNPQLLQEIKEEFKNSSK; encoded by the coding sequence ATGGAAAATTTAAAAGATAAATTATCAATACTTTTTGATAAATATTTTGAAGATTTTAAAAAAGCTAATGAATATATATATAATAACCCTGAATTAGGACATCAAGAATTTAAAGCTTGTGAAGCTCTAACTAATCTATTAAAAAAACACAACTTTGAAACTAGTGATAACTATGTAGGAATACCTACTGCTTTTATTGGTAAATATAAATCTGGAAATGGTGGAGCTAAGGTAGCTATCCTTGCTGAATATGATGCTTTACCTGGTATTGGACATGGTTGTGGACATAATATATTTGGTGTTACAAGTGTAGCAGCTGGTATACTTTTAAAAGAGATTATGGGAGATGTTGTAGGAGAAGTATTAGTAATTGGAACTCCTGCAGAAGAAACTTGTGGAGCTAAAGTAGATATGGCTAAAGCTGGAATATTTAATGATATAGATATAGCTATGGCTGTACATCCTACTGGTGAAGCTCATACTAGAAGTGGAAAATCTCAAGCTATGGAAGCTATACAATTCACATTTAAAGGAAAAACAGCTCATGCTGCTGGTTCTCCACATGAGGGAATAAATGCTCTTGATGGAGTTCTTATGTTATTTAACTCTATCAATGCTTTAAGACAACAAACTTTAGAAACAGCTAGAATTCATGGAATTATAAGCAATGGTGGAAAGGCAGCTAATATTATTCCAGATTTAGCAGTTGCTAACTTTTATGTAAGAGCTCAAACACTTTCTTACCTTAAAGAATTAGTAGAAAGAGTAAAAAACTGTGCTAGAGGAGCTGCTCTTGCTACTGGAACTACTTTAGAAATGCAAAACTATGAAACAAGTTTTGCTAACCTTGTTACAAATAAGAAATTATCTGAAACTTATGAAAAAAATCTAATACTTCAAGGGGTTACAAAAATTGTTGATAAAGAGGGATTTGGTTCTACTGATATGGGAGATGTAAGTCATTGTTGTCCAACTATACATCCATCTTTCCCACTTACTACAAATCATTTAACTGGACACAGTATAGAATTTGCTTGTGCTACTATACAACCAGAAGCTTATAAAGGAATGAAAGAAGCTGCAATAGCAATGGCTCTTACAGCTATGGATATATTTACTAATCCTCAACTTTTACAAGAGATAAAAGAAGAATTCAAAAATAGTTCTAAATAA
- the rplM gene encoding 50S ribosomal protein L13, with translation MKKYTFMQRKEDVVREWHHYDAEGKILGRLAVEVAKKLMGKEKLTFTPHVDGGDFVVVTNIEKLVVTGKKLTDKKYYNHSGFPGGIRERKLGEILEKKPEELLMLAVKRMLPKNKLGRQQLTRLRVFVGAEHAHTAQKPVKVEF, from the coding sequence GTGAAAAAGTATACTTTTATGCAAAGAAAAGAAGATGTTGTTAGAGAATGGCATCACTATGACGCTGAAGGAAAAATATTAGGAAGATTAGCAGTTGAGGTTGCTAAAAAATTAATGGGTAAAGAGAAGTTAACTTTTACTCCACATGTTGATGGAGGAGACTTCGTAGTAGTTACTAACATTGAAAAATTAGTTGTAACTGGTAAAAAATTAACTGATAAAAAATATTATAATCACTCAGGATTCCCAGGAGGAATAAGAGAAAGAAAATTAGGAGAAATTCTAGAAAAAAAGCCAGAGGAACTATTAATGCTAGCTGTTAAGAGAATGCTTCCAAAGAATAAATTAGGAAGACAACAATTAACTAGATTAAGAGTATTTGTTGGAGCAGAGCATGCTCATACTGCACAAAAACCAGTAAAGGTAGAATTTTAA
- the pstC gene encoding phosphate ABC transporter permease subunit PstC: MQCLRKIKDNGMKHILFGIGISNIVIIFLIFLFIVVNGLKFFDSYSVSDFFFGKKWISLSELYGLLPLLVGSFWVTIVALVIAVPVGILTAIYIAEYATPKVRTFLKIIIETMSAIPSVVLGVIGLYVLSGPIKNLFNLPSGLTALTGGIMLAFMALPTIVSIADDSLEALDKSYKEASLALGANQIETIFNVLLPAAFPGIFAGIMLGFGRIIGETLTVLMITGNSPILATTPLSAVRTLTATIAAEMGEVVQGSTHYYALFTIGIVLFIISFITNCIADKFIRKAREL; this comes from the coding sequence ATGCAATGTCTTAGAAAAATTAAAGATAATGGAATGAAGCATATTTTATTTGGAATAGGAATTTCAAATATAGTTATAATCTTTCTAATATTTTTATTTATAGTTGTAAATGGATTAAAATTTTTTGATTCATACTCTGTTTCTGATTTCTTTTTTGGGAAAAAATGGATTTCTCTTTCAGAGTTATATGGACTTTTGCCTCTTTTAGTCGGTTCATTTTGGGTAACAATAGTAGCTTTAGTTATTGCTGTCCCTGTTGGAATTTTAACAGCTATTTATATAGCTGAATATGCTACTCCTAAAGTAAGAACATTTTTAAAGATTATCATTGAAACAATGTCAGCTATACCATCAGTTGTTTTAGGAGTTATCGGGTTATATGTATTATCTGGTCCTATAAAAAATCTATTTAATCTTCCTAGTGGACTAACTGCTTTAACTGGTGGAATAATGCTTGCTTTTATGGCCCTTCCTACAATAGTAAGTATAGCAGATGACTCATTAGAAGCTCTTGATAAATCTTACAAAGAAGCTTCTCTTGCTCTTGGAGCTAATCAGATAGAAACTATTTTTAATGTTCTTCTTCCTGCTGCTTTTCCAGGAATATTTGCTGGTATTATGCTAGGATTTGGAAGAATAATTGGAGAAACACTTACTGTTCTCATGATAACTGGTAACTCTCCAATTTTAGCTACTACCCCACTTTCTGCAGTAAGAACTCTTACAGCTACAATAGCAGCTGAGATGGGAGAAGTAGTTCAAGGAAGTACTCACTACTATGCACTATTTACAATTGGAATTGTACTTTTCATAATAAGCTTTATAACTAACTGCATAGCTGATAAATTTATAAGAAAAGCAAGAGAGTTATAA
- a CDS encoding ATP-binding protein, translated as MKRFILDDLIKWKDSKYRKPLILKGVRQVGKTWILKKFGKVCYENVAYFNFDENMEYRQFFETTKDINRILQNLILISNQKIEPHNTLIIFDEVQDCPEVINSLKYFYENAPEYHIACAGSLLGITLAKPSSFPVGKVDFLNIYPMTFSEFLIANGDENLKLFLDSIEDIEKIPDAFYNPLYEKLKMYYITGGMPEPVYMWTKERDTELIVKSLNNIIEAYERDFAKYPNVKEFPKISMIWKSIPSQLSRENKKFIYKVVKEGARAREYEDALQWLVNANLVTKVFRSSAPRIPLSAYDDLSAFKIYLVDVGLLSRLSFLSPSAFGEGNRLFTEFKGALTENYILQSLIPQFEVSPRYWSDNVYEVDFIIQNENDVFPIEVKAEKNTKSRSLFKFREKYSDDIKLRVRFSFDNLTLDDDLLNIPLFMADYSKKLIDIALKKLNK; from the coding sequence ATGAAAAGATTTATATTAGATGATTTGATAAAATGGAAAGATTCTAAATATAGAAAACCTCTTATTTTAAAAGGGGTTAGACAAGTTGGAAAAACTTGGATTTTAAAAAAATTTGGAAAAGTATGTTATGAGAATGTCGCATACTTCAACTTTGATGAAAATATGGAATATCGTCAATTTTTTGAAACAACAAAGGATATAAACAGAATATTACAAAATCTAATATTAATAAGTAATCAAAAAATAGAACCACACAATACTTTGATAATATTTGATGAAGTACAAGATTGCCCAGAAGTTATTAACTCTTTGAAGTATTTTTATGAAAATGCTCCTGAGTATCACATAGCTTGTGCAGGTTCTCTTTTAGGAATAACATTAGCTAAGCCCTCATCTTTTCCAGTTGGTAAAGTTGACTTCTTAAATATTTATCCTATGACATTTAGTGAATTTTTAATAGCTAATGGAGACGAAAATTTAAAACTTTTTTTGGATAGTATAGAAGATATTGAAAAAATACCAGATGCTTTTTATAATCCTTTATATGAAAAATTAAAAATGTATTATATCACTGGTGGTATGCCAGAGCCTGTATATATGTGGACTAAAGAGAGAGATACAGAATTGATAGTAAAAAGTCTAAATAATATTATTGAAGCATACGAAAGAGATTTTGCTAAATACCCAAATGTTAAAGAATTTCCTAAAATTTCAATGATATGGAAATCCATTCCTTCTCAATTAAGTCGTGAGAATAAGAAATTTATTTATAAGGTTGTTAAAGAAGGAGCAAGGGCAAGAGAGTATGAAGATGCTTTACAATGGCTTGTAAATGCTAATTTAGTAACTAAAGTATTTAGAAGTTCTGCTCCTAGAATACCACTATCTGCCTATGATGATTTATCAGCTTTTAAAATATATTTAGTTGATGTTGGATTACTTAGTAGATTATCTTTTCTTTCCCCTTCAGCATTTGGAGAAGGAAATAGATTATTCACAGAGTTTAAAGGAGCTTTAACAGAAAATTATATCCTTCAAAGCTTAATCCCTCAATTTGAAGTTTCTCCTAGATATTGGTCTGATAATGTATATGAGGTAGATTTTATCATTCAAAATGAGAATGATGTTTTCCCTATTGAAGTTAAAGCTGAGAAAAATACTAAGAGTAGAAGTCTTTTTAAATTCAGAGAAAAGTATTCAGATGATATAAAATTAAGAGTAAGATTTTCTTTTGATAATTTAACTCTTGATGATGATTTACTAAATATACCTCTATTTATGGCAGATTATAGTAAAAAGCTTATTGATATAGCTTTGAAAAAATTAAATAAATAG